The genomic interval TGACAGACACTGACAGGTTTAATCAGGCCGACAAAGGTTATTTAACCATTAAGATGTAATTACCCAACGTTGCAGCTCCGCGGCCACGTAACGCCTCTGAGCCGTTTGTGATCGAAGCGGGAGAAGTTCTACTTTAAAGGCATTTACCTGTTTCCAGGTGCCTCAAACATGTCGGCACCAACCAGTTTTGCTGTAACAAACTCTGACTTCCTCAAAGAGGAAAGTCCCAAAAACCACAACAACCTACATCAAAGCCAGAAGCTTTCAAACACAAGCAGTTTTACTCAACAGCGTTGGGGTTCAGAATGAAACCCGGCTCCTGCCTTCAGTCCGTCCGgctctgagctcctcctctccgtcctcaGGTCCTCATGTCGTACTCCACTAGCACTATCGCCAAGGGCTGCTTTGGGAAGGTGTACAAGGAGAAGTATAATGACACGTGGGCTGCGGTAAAGAGGGTCCCTCAACAACTCATCAGTAGGAAGGACCTGGAGAGGGAGTGTGACGTGTACAAGTGAGTAGCAGGAAGCTCGGATCGACTTTACAGAGAAACCAAAGCGGCTTTAAACGACGACTGCACACATGACTTTGTATTTCATGCCTTCAGTGTATACAATATAAATGATGCTGAACTATGCAGCATTAAAGTccatttctgtttgtctctgtgacaTGTTGCCACGGAAACGCAGCAAGGCAAATCATCCCAACATAGTGAAGCTTCTGGGCAACATAAGCCTCAAAGACGGGAAATGGGTCATTCCTTTGGAGTTCGTCTTCGGGGAGGACCTGGAAACCACCATATTCAAAGCAGCACAGTCCAAAATACAGGTACGGTTGTCGGGGACAAAGGGCTCGAAACAGAAATAGGTCAGATCCACTCACCTAAAACGTTAACACAAAGTTGTCCGACTGCTTGACTCACTAtggaaaaatgaatgaaattattCTGTGTGTTGTTAAAATAGCTTTTGTTACACCTGTTTAAActgatgggggaaaaaaagggtgTGACTTCACGAGTGGTTGGTTTCTTTATTACTGACACAGATGATGCCGATCCAGCTAAACTCGATCTCCTATTGTCTCTACAGCTGACGCCAACTGTTAAAGGCACCATCATCATCGGCATGTGTGAAGGTTTGTTTCACCTTCACTCCAAAGACATTGTCCATCAGGACCTCAAGCCTGACAACATCATGGTGAGAAACTAATCACATTCCTGAGCGTTAGTGCTAATTATCAAATGTCAGGACGCCAAGAGGATGAATGTTTGCCTGCTTATTGTTTACTGTACAGCACTTAGCTCTGTACGTTTCATGTCACAGTATTTCCTATGGACTTATGCGCGTTTTCTTCTTCCAGGTGGAGCATCAAACCAACCGAGCGGTGATCATTGATCTGGGACTGGCCAAGTTCTTCCGACACGGTCTCAACTCGGCTGTGGACATGGGCAACGAGGCGTATTCTGCTCCGGAGGTGCTGCAGAGGCACAGCCAGCGGGACCAGCGCTCCGACGTGTGGGCCATGGGGAAGATCATCGCCGAGCTCTGCGCCCGGATCCGGCTGTACACGCCCAGCGTGTGTCCAGACAAGATCAAGGAGACGCTGCGCGACCAGGCCTTCTGCCACCCGGTGTGCAGGATGGTGGAGCCCAACCCGGCCCTGAGGGCCTCCATGGCAGGGGTCATGAGTGACATACGGAGGGCGGGAGGCGGCTTCATCACCAATACGCACCTTCAGAAGGACCTCCTTAAGCCGCCTGCACCCGGCAACTACGGGAGAAACCAGTCTCCATCTCCAGTCAACAAGCCTCCAATACAGCTCAACAGGGATCCATCGCCGCACAACAGGGATCTACTACAGAACAAGGATCCACTGCCACACAACAGGGACCCATCGCCGCACAACAGGGATCTACTACAGAACAAGGATCCACTGCCACACAACAGGAATCTACTATACAACAGGGATCTACTACAGAACAAGGATCCACTGCCACACAACAGGGATCTACTACAGAACAAGGATCCACTGCCACACAACAGGGATCCATTGCCACACAACAGGAATCTACTATACAACAGAGATCTACTACAGAACAAGGATCCACTGCCACACAACAGGGATCTACTACAGAACAAGGATCCACTGCCACACAACAGGGATCTACTACAGAACAAGGATCCACTGCCACACAACAGGGATCTACTGCACAATAGGGATCCGCCACTGAACAAAGGGCCTTCACTGCTGAACTGGGAGCGAGCTCCTCGACCACA from Betta splendens chromosome 16, fBetSpl5.4, whole genome shotgun sequence carries:
- the zmp:0000000881 gene encoding uncharacterized protein zmp:0000000881; translation: MSYSTSTIAKGCFGKVYKEKYNDTWAAVKRVPQQLISRKDLERECDVYNKANHPNIVKLLGNISLKDGKWVIPLEFVFGEDLETTIFKAAQSKIQLTPTVKGTIIIGMCEGLFHLHSKDIVHQDLKPDNIMVEHQTNRAVIIDLGLAKFFRHGLNSAVDMGNEAYSAPEVLQRHSQRDQRSDVWAMGKIIAELCARIRLYTPSVCPDKIKETLRDQAFCHPVCRMVEPNPALRASMAGVMSDIRRAGGGFITNTHLQKDLLKPPAPGNYGRNQSPSPVNKPPIQLNRDPSPHNRDLLQNKDPLPHNRDPSPHNRDLLQNKDPLPHNRNLLYNRDLLQNKDPLPHNRDLLQNKDPLPHNRDPLPHNRNLLYNRDLLQNKDPLPHNRDLLQNKDPLPHNRDLLQNKDPLPHNRDLLHNRDPPLNKGPSLLNWERAPRPQPKIQSPPQALQLHSPPQLPKTEDKNKNQAVVPVGGANVTRDFMKMRLYQEASKDLPCDLPATGRVVVRRFEEKDGEVETWEQKEVVMCDGRIIKFDNIKFDSK